From a single Sphingobium sp. genomic region:
- a CDS encoding enoyl-CoA hydratase, translating into MDRLVEPKKVDITYETDSPILYEVADGVAWIMMNRPDFNNAQNGQMTYALDDAFQRAVNDDAVKAIVLGGVGKHFSAGHDIGTPGRDLHHEFDKRLMVAPHTNKPAAELLYTREQEQYLGMCRRWRDVPKPTVAMVQGACIAGGLMLAWICDLIVASEDAFFQDPVVPLMGIPGVEYFAHAYELPPRVAKEFLLLGERMPASRAERFGMVNRVVPREELRDTAAAIAAKLAKNSRLGNWLTKQAVNHVEELRGKRSAMDAVFHMHHFAHAQNDLVTGDSIGGVSGKSAAASNKAG; encoded by the coding sequence ATGGACAGACTGGTCGAACCAAAGAAAGTCGACATCACCTACGAGACCGACAGCCCGATCCTGTATGAAGTGGCAGACGGGGTCGCGTGGATCATGATGAACCGGCCCGATTTCAACAATGCGCAAAACGGTCAGATGACCTACGCACTGGATGATGCCTTTCAGCGCGCAGTCAACGACGATGCGGTCAAAGCCATCGTTCTGGGCGGCGTTGGAAAGCATTTTTCGGCAGGGCATGACATCGGCACCCCGGGCCGCGATCTGCATCATGAATTCGACAAGCGGCTGATGGTCGCGCCGCATACGAACAAGCCAGCGGCCGAGTTGCTCTACACCCGCGAACAGGAGCAGTATCTTGGCATGTGCCGTCGCTGGCGCGATGTTCCCAAGCCGACGGTGGCAATGGTCCAAGGCGCCTGTATCGCCGGCGGATTGATGCTTGCATGGATCTGCGACCTGATCGTTGCCAGCGAGGATGCCTTTTTCCAGGATCCGGTTGTGCCGCTGATGGGCATTCCCGGCGTTGAATATTTCGCGCACGCCTATGAATTGCCGCCCCGTGTCGCAAAGGAATTCCTGTTGCTAGGCGAACGGATGCCGGCAAGCCGCGCCGAACGTTTCGGCATGGTCAACCGCGTCGTTCCGCGCGAGGAACTGCGCGATACCGCAGCCGCAATCGCGGCCAAACTCGCGAAAAATTCGCGGCTGGGCAACTGGCTGACGAAACAGGCGGTCAACCATGTTGAGGAACTGCGCGGAAAGCGTAGCGCGATGGATGCCGTGTTCCACATGCACCATTTCGCCCATGCGCAAAATGACCTTGTCACCGGCGATTCTATCGGCGGCGTCAGCGGCAAATCGGCCGCTGCCTCCAACAAAGCGGGATAA
- a CDS encoding ketoacid CoA transferase: protein MATLAELCIVACADAFRGSGEVIATGIGPVPRLGAGLAKLTHTPELMMTDGEAYLVEQPVPLGPRGYDDRKAAGHLPFSRFFDSAVWTGRRHAMVTPTQIDRFGQINLSYLGGTHAQPKTQMLGVRGFPGNGIYHPNSFFFPAHSTRIFVEGEVDMVSGVGYNPAKRVAGGNFSGVELRRIVTNLCVMDFGGPDHAIRVISLHPGVSFDEVQAATGFELLKGDLGETPMPTAEQMDIINGLDPHNFRGSVIKDNPPARRD, encoded by the coding sequence ATGGCAACACTGGCTGAACTCTGCATCGTCGCCTGCGCCGATGCCTTTCGCGGCAGCGGAGAGGTAATCGCAACCGGCATCGGCCCCGTGCCGCGGCTGGGCGCTGGCCTTGCCAAGCTGACCCATACCCCAGAACTGATGATGACCGATGGCGAGGCCTATCTGGTCGAACAGCCGGTGCCGCTTGGTCCGCGTGGCTATGACGACCGCAAGGCCGCAGGCCATCTGCCCTTCTCGCGCTTTTTCGATAGCGCGGTGTGGACAGGCCGCCGCCATGCCATGGTCACACCAACCCAGATCGACCGCTTCGGCCAGATCAACCTGTCTTATCTTGGCGGCACCCATGCCCAGCCCAAGACGCAGATGCTGGGCGTGCGCGGCTTCCCCGGAAACGGGATTTACCACCCGAACAGCTTCTTCTTCCCTGCCCATTCGACCCGCATATTCGTAGAAGGCGAAGTCGATATGGTCTCGGGCGTCGGTTATAATCCGGCCAAGCGCGTTGCCGGCGGCAATTTCTCAGGCGTCGAATTACGCCGGATTGTCACCAATTTGTGCGTGATGGACTTTGGCGGGCCCGATCACGCCATCCGCGTCATATCGCTGCATCCGGGTGTCAGCTTTGACGAGGTGCAGGCAGCGACGGGTTTTGAACTGCTGAAAGGCGATCTTGGCGAAACGCCCATGCCGACCGCAGAACAGATGGATATCATCAACGGGCTCGATCCGCATAATTTCCGTGGATCGGTTATAAAAGACAATCCGCCCGCGAGGAGAGACTGA
- a CDS encoding CoA-transferase, translating into MGLAKGNERRPGGGSRVTLDKRMTPAAIVGQLRDGMTLGIGGWGPRRKPMALIREILRSDLKDLTIVAYGGADVGMLCAAGKVKKLVFAFVSLDAIPLEPWFRKAREAGQIDVLELDEGMFQWGLKAAAFGLPFLPTRVGLGTDLAELGGLKTVKSPYADGETLIAMPALKLDAALLHVNRCDWRGNVQLLGADTYYDEWFAKAATNTYVSCEELVDRMEDHYPQDARANVFERCFVSGVTEIACGAHPSSMPPLYGPDMKAFKAYADAARDPGDWGAVTDRFVGDNEAAYLDSLGGKEAVMNIPLAIY; encoded by the coding sequence ATGGGCCTGGCAAAAGGCAATGAAAGACGCCCAGGCGGAGGCAGCCGAGTGACCCTTGATAAACGCATGACACCGGCCGCCATTGTCGGCCAACTCCGCGACGGCATGACATTGGGAATCGGCGGCTGGGGGCCCCGGCGCAAGCCAATGGCGCTGATCCGTGAAATCCTCCGGTCTGATCTCAAAGACCTTACCATTGTCGCTTATGGCGGTGCGGATGTCGGGATGCTGTGCGCGGCTGGCAAGGTGAAGAAACTGGTATTCGCCTTTGTCTCGCTCGACGCTATCCCGTTGGAACCATGGTTTCGCAAAGCTCGTGAGGCCGGGCAGATCGACGTGCTCGAACTGGACGAAGGCATGTTCCAATGGGGTCTGAAAGCCGCAGCATTCGGCCTGCCCTTTCTGCCGACGCGGGTGGGCCTGGGCACCGATCTTGCCGAATTGGGGGGACTGAAGACGGTAAAGTCGCCCTATGCCGATGGCGAAACGCTGATCGCGATGCCCGCACTCAAGCTTGATGCGGCGCTGCTTCACGTCAATCGCTGCGACTGGCGGGGCAATGTGCAACTGCTGGGCGCAGATACCTATTATGACGAATGGTTCGCCAAGGCGGCGACCAATACCTATGTCAGCTGTGAGGAACTGGTCGACCGAATGGAAGACCATTACCCGCAGGATGCGCGGGCCAATGTCTTCGAACGTTGTTTTGTCAGCGGCGTCACCGAAATCGCATGTGGCGCACATCCCAGTTCGATGCCGCCACTCTACGGGCCCGACATGAAGGCGTTCAAGGCCTATGCCGATGCAGCGCGCGACCCGGGTGACTGGGGCGCGGTGACTGACCGTTTTGTCGGCGACAACGAGGCGGCTTATCTGGATAGTCTGGGCGGAAAGGAAGCGGTGATGAACATCCCGCTGGCGATTTACTGA
- a CDS encoding VOC family protein, whose amino-acid sequence MGVKALGYVVIETAQPDKWDHFLTQVAGVMRTHNALDGAAQYRIDQRPFRFRLEKSHRDWFKAAGYEVADAADLADLANRIRAAGQPVETFTDAEAQSRCVTGGFRTTDPAGNGLEFYYGDSATDEAFASPVGVPGFVTGDMGMGHAVFSAPNFAEVRDFHCNVIGFHQTDMPAFHLMGPEAPPMHFAFLHAENGRHHSIAFGEGPVPPSGAVHIMLEYPNLIEVGKAHDRMKAFGYAESASIGQHFNDETVGFYVQTPSGFDLEIGCDSLVIDPAKWEVTRHEGISIWGHEWAWQKAMKDAQAEAAE is encoded by the coding sequence ATGGGGGTTAAGGCGCTTGGCTATGTAGTGATTGAAACCGCGCAGCCTGATAAGTGGGACCATTTCCTAACTCAGGTGGCGGGTGTGATGCGCACGCACAATGCCTTGGACGGCGCAGCGCAATATCGCATCGACCAGCGGCCGTTTCGTTTCCGCCTCGAAAAGTCGCATCGCGACTGGTTCAAGGCTGCGGGATATGAAGTGGCCGATGCCGCAGACCTTGCTGATCTCGCTAACCGGATAAGGGCTGCTGGCCAGCCGGTCGAAACCTTTACGGATGCCGAAGCGCAATCGCGCTGCGTCACCGGAGGCTTCCGCACAACCGACCCTGCCGGCAACGGGCTGGAATTCTACTATGGCGATAGCGCAACGGACGAAGCCTTTGCCTCACCCGTCGGCGTCCCCGGTTTTGTCACCGGCGACATGGGCATGGGCCATGCGGTTTTCAGCGCGCCTAATTTTGCCGAAGTGCGCGATTTCCACTGCAATGTTATCGGCTTCCACCAAACCGATATGCCCGCCTTCCATCTGATGGGGCCGGAAGCGCCGCCCATGCATTTCGCATTTCTCCACGCGGAAAATGGCCGCCACCACAGCATCGCATTTGGCGAAGGCCCGGTGCCGCCCTCAGGCGCGGTGCATATCATGCTCGAATATCCAAACCTGATCGAAGTCGGCAAAGCACATGATCGCATGAAAGCCTTTGGATATGCCGAATCCGCCTCGATCGGGCAGCATTTCAACGACGAAACCGTAGGCTTCTACGTCCAGACGCCATCAGGCTTTGACCTTGAGATCGGCTGTGACAGTCTGGTGATCGACCCAGCCAAGTGGGAAGTCACCCGGCATGAAGGCATCAGCATCTGGGGCCATGAATGGGCCTGGCAAAAGGCAATGAAAGACGCCCAGGCGGAGGCAGCCGAGTGA